The Pyrus communis chromosome 14, drPyrComm1.1, whole genome shotgun sequence sequence TCATATACAACACTTTGAGAATAATGTTTGAAATTTTGCAAAATCAtagtttgtttgttaagaattcTAATTGTGCATTTGGAACAGATAAGGTGGAATACTTAGGTCATATTGTATCCAAGGAAGGTGTGGCTGCAGATTCTACAAAATTAAACTCATATACCCAATTCTGTTAAAACGTTGATAGGGTTTTTAGATTTAATTGGATAACACAAAAAGTTCATTCCCCATTTTGGAAAAATCATTAGTCCATTAACAACCTTAACCAAGAAAGACAATTTTAAATGGAATGATGAAGCTACAAGGGCATCTCATACTCTTAAAGATGTCATGTTGTCAACTCAAGTTTTCACTTTATCAGATTTTTGCAAACCTTTCATTATTGAGAGTGATGCTTCTGGGCAAGGTATAGGTGCAACATTGCAGCAGGATGGAAAGCCTATTGCTTTCACAAGCAAGGCTGAGTCCTAAGTTAACAGAAGTTCtaacggaaaacttaacggatgtataaaactgtcccaaaattaagactTAAGGTATGACTgtggaataaaaaaaacttcatataccaaatgttgaaaaccacgaaactttaGGGTAGTAAACTAAAAGTAACCCTaaaattttagaagaaaaaaaatacaaagaaagaaaCTTGAAAAGATTGTGCAAGCCTTGTCTAGTGTCTTGTCAGCAAGTCAACAAGAAGTCTACTAATGGACAAGAATAGATTATACATTAGTTAAACACGTACAAATTGATTCCTAACCATTAGTTAGCGATGAAATACATTTGACGTACAATTTTCACAAACCAACACACATTGAGTTTTCTTGAGCCACCTCCTTTCCCATTCCCTCCCCTTTTCTTGTCTTTTTTATAGATACTGTACATGATGAACATCCATGAGCACCCAAATTAGTTTCTCTCCTGAAATTATTTTTCCTTAATCTCGTCGGATAATTTAAATTACGCATGGTGATGGCCACTTTCCCCAGTTAATATGTTATCTGCATGCTTGTGTACCACCGCAAATTGATCAAACAAATACATCCTCACGCCGCTTCTTCGGGTTGGCTTCCGGGTTTCCTTTTCTCATCATTGCTACAAATTCATCGTAATTAATTCGACCGTCCTGCAGGACATTATCCAGAAGAAAAATATGTTAATTAGCATCACAGTTAATTTCATATTACTATCTGTATTCAATTAATCAAAACTGATCATGCATGAATGGATTTGGAACTTACATTATCAGCGTCAATTTCAGCAATGATTTCCCTGATATCCCTTCCATCATGCATGCCGTATTCGCGGAGGACTTGCTCTAGTTCTTCCGTCGTGATAAACCTGATAATCAGAATGCATTTTGGCAACATTGTTATAAATAAGATGTTGACGATGATGAGTTATAACCTTACTCACGGCTTATGTAACTGAAATTTAAGAGCATTATGTAAAAGGAACACAAAAACCCATCTACTTGATCTCTGCATACCCGCTGCTGTCTTTATCGAAGTGTTGGAAGGCAGTGTAGAGATGTTCTTCTTTATCCATCCGGTTCAAGTGCATCGTTGCTGTGATGAACTCATCATAGTCTATGGTTCCGTTGCCATCAGCATCAGCCTAATGAAAAGATATTAATTAGAACCAAATGTGCTAGGAATTAATGTAGTTTATAAACCAAATTTACATGCATGTGTATGGCGACTGAACATGCACAGGTAAAGCATAAGTAAAAGCATTTCCGGCtgagaaaaaaaagagatttaGAGAGTATAGCAAAAGGAGCAAGCACTCACTGCTTCCATTAATTGTTGAGCTTCAACTTCAGACAGCTTTGTCCCTTGCTTAGCAAGTCCTTGCCTTAGCTCTTCAAGTGTTATTGTTCCACTGTTGTCTGTATCAATGCCCTTGAACATCTCTTTTAGCCCCATGATTTCTTCCTCTGATAAGCATCCCGCAATTACCTATATATAGTATTCATATGCATGTTCATTTCaacaaattaagtaacatgCTAAATACACTTCTTCAATTCATCAGAGCTTAAAACATCAAACGCAGATACGTAGatgtatattttatatttatggtGAGTGACCAATAGAGAGATAAGGATGAAAGACATACCCGAAGCGCAACTTTCTTGAACTGGTTCATTGCTTTAAATTGTTTGAGCCGGCTGAGCACAGCATTGTCCAGAGGAACGTCAGGTGCTTCATCGTCCTTAATCCATGGATGATCTGTTGAAAACCATATACATTATATATGTAAATGCATGTTAGAAATCATGTTTGGGATGtatattaattaaaacttgtatTATGTAAGTGTATGATTTTATCATTAATGAACTTACTAAGAACTTGGAAGGCTGTCAATCTCTGTTTGGGGTCTGAATTCAACATCCTCCTCACAAGATCTTTCGCTTGAGTTGATATTGAAGGCCATGGGTCGCTTGAAAAGTCTAGGTGACCTCGTAAGATTGCGTTGAAGATTCCATGTTCCGATTCTGTCAATCAATCAATTATTAATCTATAACTTATAATGAATTCTATCTTGCATACATAATTAGTTTCCATCTCCCGATTAATTGATAGACTGATTGATTAAATTATGTTACCTGCCCAGAAGGGAGGAACTCCACTGAGAAGAATATACAACATGACTCCAACACTCCAAATATCGACTTCCGGCCCATATCTCCTCTTCAACACTTCTGGTGCAATGTAATATGCACTGCCCACAATATCCTTGAATACTTCTCCTGCACTTATCATCACATAGAgcattaatttttatatttgtcGATTGGAATCCGATGAACAAAgtacaaaatttaaaacattCCTTTTCCATATATCTCGTAGTTAATCAAAATGATTTAGCGCTCGGTTCAAAAAGCCATTATTTGGCTGATTGAAAAGAACTAACTAGAATTCCGAGCTACCATTAACATTGGAGATGAAATTAGGTTAAATTTACAAACATGATTACTGAGGCTAAAAccaaagcttgaaaatatgTATGTGGTTTAATTGTTacataaatgaaatgaaacgaAGAGACAAGATTATCCTTAATTACATACCTTGTTTGTAAAAGACGGATAGACCAAAATCTGTAGCCTTGAGCGGAGAGTTTTCATCTTTATTGAGCAAAAGGAAATTCTCAGGCTTTAGATCTCTGTGAATAACGCCCATGGTATGACACGTGTGCACGATCTGAACTATAGTCCTTAACAAGGCAGCGGCAGCGCGCTCCGTGTAATGTCCTTTTGAGATGATCCTGTCGAAAAGCTCACCTCCGGCGCACAACTCCATGACCAAATGAACGGACTGCTTGTCCTCATAAGCTCCCTTGAGTTCCACAATGTTTTGCTGCCCCGTCAAATGATGCATGATTTGTACCTCCCTCCTCACATCctcaatatcctccttgttcaCCAGCTTCCGCTTGGCAATTGTCTTGCAGGCGAACTGCTCTCCCGTGGCCTTGTGCGTGCACAAGTGGGTAACACCGAACTGGCCCCGCCCCAGCTCCTTGCCGATGCTGTACGTGGTACGGACGTCCTCCATGGGGCGGCCTAGGACGGGTCCAATAGGGCCCGGCTTGGCGACCTTTCCAGGGTGAGTTGGGGAGGCGGAAGGTTTATTGGGGTGAGTAGCGTGGCTGGAGGGGTTGAGGGCGGAATTGGCAGCGCTAGGGTTATTGTCCGTGGCATTGTTGTTGTCTCCCTTATTGTTGTCATTGGGGGCATCCTCGGCGTTGCGTTGAGAGCAACAGTTGCCCATGgcggaagaaagagagagagagaggggtagGGATGTTGGGCGTGGCCAAGAGAGGCAATGTTGGATTAATTTTTGGGGCTGAAGAAAGGGTAGGGGTGGAGAAAGACAATtaggaaaagaaagagaaagagaaagagagagaaaggtggcAAAGGAAACAAGGGTTACAGGTTGGACTGACGAGGGTAATGCAGAGTACTGATGACGAGGGATTGTAGGAGTTTGGTAGTTTGGTAAGTTTGGAAGCTTGGAAAGGGGTTTGAAACGGTCTTAGGCGCGTCTCCTATGTGGGAGCCTCTCATTTTTGTATATTTGCCATATTTTCCCGGGAAACGGTAACAATCTGTTAGGCTTCCCTCTCTACGTGAACACAACTCTTCATCACAACCTACATTTTGTATACATATATTTCCGCATTCATAATGCAACATTGTTAATTAATAGTTAAATTATTGTTACAACTGTTctagaaatttaatattattttatattatcaaCTTTTAGGTAATTCCCAGTTTACTACCATgaaatttcttgattttcaatatttcatacatcaagttttttcatCTTAATATGATACGTAAATGTGATAATTctgggacactttcatacatctttAAGCTTTCTGTTAAAACTGTCATTAACTTGTCACGTGGCGCCGATGTGGACAATGATAGGGCGTCACGTGTCAATTTGGAGACCACatggatattaaaaattaaaaaaataataattttgaattttgaaatttaaaattttaaaaaacctAAATTCATGAAAATGGAGTCCTACCATCAACCTTGTATCAATGTCTGAAGTTCTACAGAGGTGGACTAAAAACAATACACGGTGATACTAAGTCGTTCACCGAAGGGGAGTCGCATTTTGCCGACACCAAATTTTACATGGATGAAGATATGGTGTCGGAGGCTCTCCCTGCGAAAATTCAATCAATAGGCAAAGCTAGGCCTGGGAAGGAAAAGCAACAAGCAGTGTCTCATATGAAGAAAAGAAGTGACAAGCAGTCAAAGTGCTCAACGTTTGAGGAGAGCGAAGCATTCTCAAAAGGATCGAACACACCAGTCCTTCAATACATCCCGGTGTCACGAAGAAAGAATTAGGAATCCTCATTTGAGGAAGAGACAAACAATGAGCATTCGAGAAAGCTGTAGAAAGAAAATGTAAAGCTCCTAAAAGCAACCATGGTCATGCATCTACCTAACCTAGAAAATTCAAGCGTTTAGAAGCCATTGTTACAGAGTTTTGTCAGACCGATTCAAAGTGTGACAGAGCATGACTTTCTTCCCACCAAGAGAACCAAGGTAAGAAACTCTTTACAAGGACCTCATACCCCCAAACACATGATCCCAAAGTTCCATCGAAACCCTACCACAACCCCACCGCTCGTACGCACGACGTCTCTCCAGCTCGCCGTCGCATGCCTTCGCACATCGAAGAAAGGGGCGTTGTCACTTGGAAAGCAATCCCTCAAACCATTAGAGGCAATGGGGTGGGAGAAGCGGAAGATAGAAATTATTGAAACACCAGAATATTGTAAGAATTAATCCTACTTTTTGAATATGCTTAGGGTTTtaggttttgtgatttttcaattCTGATTTTTAGGGCTTTGTGACTTTTCCCTTCCGATTAGTTTTTCGTATGTTTCTAGAATTTTGTTTTGTAGTGGGTGTCTCCATGGTTTAGTGTTTTCAATGTGCATGTCTGGTTTTCTATCTCTATTTGATGGTCCCAATTGCATTGCtacaaaagtaaataaataaataaataaaaacctttaGTGATGGTCCCCATGGTTTGGTTGTCTGATTTTTGTCTTCATCAGGCTTACAAAACCCTTCTAGTCTTACATGTTTCTGTTTTATGGCTTTTAAAACCCTTGGTATTGACTTTGTAGGCAGGCTAGATTTGTTTACCCTCAAGATTAACCATGGTGGGAAATGGTCCAAAAATGCATATGCAGGAAGGCTTGAGGATTGGTTTgactattgataggagcatatttaagcaactttgttatcttatttctttgcatttatttagttaatttctatttattatagtaatttaagttattttcatatttttgtaggtccaattggtaaagatgacaataaatggcaaaatggagcaatttggagcagttttgggcttggattagatagcatgcgtggatagcatatgggctaaacgtttttggtgtttaaatggtgctagacatgtgctaaaatctagagaaattaaagttgaggcttagatggcaaggaattacacaagaaagaggaacCCTAATTGGAaaggaacattatcttatcctatcctatcttagAGATaattagggaaatctgagagataattagtgttgttcacagttaatttagggcattgtcattcatggtttataggaagaataactggaaatcgatttttatgcatatgtttcatgtgtgaagaagaatcctttagctatcctttcatccatatttcattcacaacttaatttacttgctgccctttacttttgttttaattaaattcctCCAAAATCTCCCCCCTCATTGTTTTcatgttagtttaacttagttttcagttttataagtttagtttagcatcccttctaatccccggaatagaacgatctctacttactcatactacaattgcataatttatagggtttaatttgtgtgttagtttctaccacatcaacTATGTAGACAAAGACTTTACGTCTTTCTTTTTAGATTGATTCGGTGGTTAAGGAGTTAGGGTACGAAGGGTTCATTTTTGTATCATTATAGGATTCTTGGGATGTCTCATAGGGATGGATTAAGGCTAATTGAATGTGACCAAGATGTGGATAACATGTGCAAGTATGTTCCAGGATCTAGGGAAATAGAATTGTACCTAGAAATCTAAACCCAAAGCAAACTTCCCTAAAACATAAGTTTTTGATGAATCTAGATGAGAGTGGCATAGTAAAAAAGGGGTAACTATAGAAGATATTGAGGATCGGAGGGTTGCACTATATATTACAAAGGGTAGTTGATCAAAATTGAAGaaactaaagaaaaagaaggtgaTGATCCCTTAGAAAATGACTATGCATTTTGAATGAAATAGCCTACTATACTAATTTAGAATATAATAGATACGAGAGTGATGGTAGTGTAGGTGTTGGAAGGAATGACAATAAGGGAGGACAAGGAGTAGAAAATGAAGGTGGAGAAATTGGTATTGATGAAGGTATTGATGAAATGGCTAATGAAGGTAATATTTTAGCTGATGAATGGGCTGAAAATGTGTTGCTGCTGAAAGTAATCTTGAAAACATTTAATTTTGCAATTTTATTGAAAGTATTCAATTGTTTTGTACTGAAAACACTTTTTTGAATAATTTGCATTGTAAATGGTAGGTAATGCAGAGGATGACACTACTAATAGTGAATTTGTGGACAGTGACTACATTTGGATAATGAGGATGGTGGTGCAACAGATGAAACTATTCTTGATGATCTTATTAGAGAAGTTGAAAAGGGTGAATGGTTTGGTAATGATGGGAACTCAAACAACCAACATCCTGAAGATTTTTTAATGCAAGAGATGTAGAAGATGTTCCCCTCAATGATGGAAAAGATGACTCAGATGGTCTGCACTGTGTAGATGAATCAAGTTCTAATGTTGATGAGAAGATCATCTACCATAAGTTCAATAAAGAATTTGACAGGGATAGGGGTGGGCACTTgaaactgaaaatcaaaaccGAAACATGAACCAAATAGAACCTCACTGAACGGTTCAATTTTGCAGTTTTGAAACCAAATCGTAGTGTAGGACAACTGTTTGGTTTCtattttttgcttttgaaaaCCACATCGAAACCGAAAACACACCTCAAATTAGATATCATGTTTTAATTAGTTGTTTGTTAGAGTCCATAAATTTAATATGGACTCAACCACACTAGAATGTCATCTCTTTCCACTCGTATTCGACAAAATCAAATTATCGCTCAtcaatctctttctctctctctctctctctctctctctctctctctctctctctctctctctctctctctctctctctctctctctctctctctctctctctctctctctctctctctctctctctcaatactTATTTGATGACTCATCTCATCTCTTCGACAAGTTCAACAACACTAGCCAACTTTTTAGAGgcttaatttgttaatttattttcttctacAACATCTAAGCATGATGACAATAGTAGTTTCACACTGTTCCTCTTCTAAAAAAATCACAGCTTAGAATAACCTTAACTTTTGATTCAGTATAATATGTTACTATAACTTTatcttttgattcattttatttcatttttgcaAATGTAGAAGGGTGAAGATGAACAAGTAAATAACTCTTATTCAAGAAAACGTAGTTGGATTTGGGATCATTTTACAACCTATTACATGatgaaaaaatgatgaaaatcaaGAAAAGGGGAAGAAATTTGAGGTGGGAGTAAACGGTTTGGAAAATGAGACCGTCTTATGCGTAGATAGgtgtaaattttaaattttactttttaaaaaaaaaaaccgaaccgaactaAATGGTTTGCTTTCATTTTGGTTTGGCTTCATAATCGCACCGAACCGTGCCATAAAAAGTTTCAATTTAGGTTTCACTCAAAACCGCACTGAACCAAACCGTGCTCAATTAAGATGAAGGTACTGCCTTATGATGATGATCATGTATATTCCAGAGGATTTACATTTGATTGGATGGTGTCACTTGAAAGGAGCTTTCAAAGGCTAGTTATTGTTTGCATTGGGAATGGATGCAAATAACCAAACTTGGGTTATTGCATGTGCTATAGTAGAGAATGAGAACAAGGACAGCCGGGTTTAGTTTCTGGAACTACTTGCCGCTTATCTCAAAATTGTGAACCATTACAATTGGACTTTTATTTCTGATAAACAAAATGGGTTAATACCAGCTTTCCTTGATAAACTCTTCTTTTGGTTGCGACGATTGCGacaaattttcttcttcaacaAACTCGAACTGACTAGAAGAATCAAAATCCTCTGTCCCCTTGAACAAAAGCTAATATAAGCTCTTCTCTGTTCCAAATCTACcaaataatttcaaatttaagCACGTTGGgattcttcttttgttttttgaataCCATTGTGAAAGCCTAGATCTGCTCCCTTGAACAAAAGTTGATATGAGCTCTTCTGTGTTGAAAATCTATTCAGAACCCTTGAAAGCTCAAATATTGAGACTTAGGTCTTTTTGCTTGTGAGAGTTGGTCTGATTTTAACTCTAAAAGTTGTGTTTACATCAACAATGTTAATAAACTTTGGAATAAAGCCAGCAGCATTCGGTTGAATTTTTAACCTTGCTTCTGGCAAATactcaaattttgtaaatctaCGATCAACTTCCACTAGACCACTGCAAGTAGCACCAATCTTTTGAAACCAATTGTTGGTCCAAAGATGCGGCGGCAATCCCTCAATAGCAATCCAGACACCATAACTGTTTTTTGAACATCTGATTTGAGGCTTTGCACCACCCAGACAACAACAAATCTAGAAAATCACTCACTGGCATTCATTTCAGTTTCACATAGTAACACATCATCGTCCATAAATGATTCGAAAATCATTAAATCCATGTTTTAAAACAAAACCCAAGATAAGAATTATCCATAAAGCAACAATACAAAAAAGAACAGTGCTTTAGAGATTGATTAATTAATGATGGTTCCGCTAATACTAAGCTTTGGCTTTTATATTTAGGGGTTTCTTTAACATTAatccttgaaaaaaaattgaaatttaataaaaacctagTGTCAAATTACATTtgaatttattaatatacacattttaatttattttttcaccaaaaaaaaagttcttttaatttattaattttatttaacatttttcaaacttgaaagactcaacTAATGTGCCCAaatgttagtaccaaaatgtatgtattGAATGTCTATACCGAATTTATTATATTGACTTAATAtacctaaatgttagtaccgaaatatatgtaccgaaatatatgcaCCTAAATgttttatattgaattaatgtacctaaatatgtGTACCGAAATGGATATCCTAAAATGTATTAAATGATTTAATGTACATAAATGAAGAACACAATTATATTgtaaacaaaaattagtttatctaattatttacaacaaaatatattatgaaaaatcaaatgaaaattaaaattatataatgaagtataattaatacattaaaattaggaagaaaaagagaaacaattaaaacatcaaaatataattaataaataaaagattaatgTATTAAGGGACCAATATTAGATTAGATTTTGATTTTACTCATAGAGAAGGAATGAGGAGTAAGAAGCTCTTAACACTTTCGTCCTTCCCCTTTCCAATTTGATAGATTAGGACTTGCGAGATTGATtcaaagagagagagtgtgGTAGTGGTGTTCAAAACTTCACTACAATCTTCTAAATAAATTTGGAATGAATTTTAAAGGAATGTGTCGCTCATGTGTTTACTAACAACTATggatttgaaaagaaaagaaaaaaaagagcaaGTGATTACAAATTGTGTTTGCTAATAGGATACGTTCCTTTTCATGGTAAATAAACATGTCTTTATCTCATACAGTTATGAGAATGGGTACAGGATAAACACACTCCCTCAGTAATTTCATCTCATGCCTTCACTTTTCAAGTATGTCGTACCCAAAATCAACATGACCAATCTACTTTTAGATTCCTATACTTGTTGGTAAACATATTCTTTGCAAACACATTCCTTACAAATAAACTTGCCAACAGTTTcgacaaataaaaattaaaaaaataaataaaataaaataaaaacttgccAACAACGTATAAAGTGTTGTTTCTCGCTCTCATATCCTCATACATTACACTGTTGTATTCATTCTTCCTCAACTGAGAAATATACAGACAACTCTACCCAGACGATAAACAGTAGCTCAAACACTACAAAAGATTAACAACtgtgttggagaacaattcagaaataaataaaaataatagaaataatAGAACTTGAAATACTTTAATGACGAAAAATATTTGCTATACATAATGAAATAACATGAATAAATACAGGAATTAAATTGGTACTAACTTGATTAACCAcaggtagaggctagcgcaaaAGCTATATCTTTCGTAcagtatttccgtcccactcttgtgcttatggttctacaacgtctgctcgactaagatacaactacctaattctataACTCGCACTAGATTATAAAATTCTAGTgaattgttttgtgtgtttcctctctggaaattttgtacggaagagaaagaggaagaaaatgatGATTCTATTTGGAAActgtgattgcaaatatataggttgtttcacaccctttcaaatacctgTTGAGCATATTTGAAAacacacaactctttctaagaTCTGTGCCTGTTAATTAAAcgtttattaattaatatgttaattaaaaaacttaatccgaaaTTAAAAGTAATGAACTTGGATTAATTTTAACTTCCAAggccccaaggcccaaggcccttgtcttgattaattaatattaattgtactAGGCTATATTATACAAACCTAATCCACAtaaccataaggcccaagccttcaatccatttccaaatggtccaagttgtAATTACTAAAACAAAGGACTAGAACTATATAAATGGCAATGGGAACTAAAAGTTCCCCGATGTGGGACACTAAGAGTCTCAAAACTCCAACAATACCTCACATTTTGAGACGACTACGTGGTCCTAGAGAAACTAAGATACAAGAGTAAACAATAGATGTGACATACATCAAGAGAGGTCTCTTTTGGACTTAGACCTACCTTAGTATatacttatcggatttactAGATGACGCAATGAATATAAaatcttgaattgttcatctctgcagtaaaccaagacaataag is a genomic window containing:
- the LOC137715508 gene encoding calcium-dependent protein kinase 17, producing the protein MGNCCSQRNAEDAPNDNNKGDNNNATDNNPSAANSALNPSSHATHPNKPSASPTHPGKVAKPGPIGPVLGRPMEDVRTTYSIGKELGRGQFGVTHLCTHKATGEQFACKTIAKRKLVNKEDIEDVRREVQIMHHLTGQQNIVELKGAYEDKQSVHLVMELCAGGELFDRIISKGHYTERAAAALLRTIVQIVHTCHTMGVIHRDLKPENFLLLNKDENSPLKATDFGLSVFYKQGEVFKDIVGSAYYIAPEVLKRRYGPEVDIWSVGVMLYILLSGVPPFWAESEHGIFNAILRGHLDFSSDPWPSISTQAKDLVRRMLNSDPKQRLTAFQVLNHPWIKDDEAPDVPLDNAVLSRLKQFKAMNQFKKVALRVIAGCLSEEEIMGLKEMFKGIDTDNSGTITLEELRQGLAKQGTKLSEVEAQQLMEAADADGNGTIDYDEFITATMHLNRMDKEEHLYTAFQHFDKDSSGFITTEELEQVLREYGMHDGRDIREIIAEIDADNDGRINYDEFVAMMRKGNPEANPKKRREDVFV